The DNA sequence ACAGCTGCATAGAAAGCAGGGAAAAGTTACCCACTCTTCTTATGGGACCAGGAAGATGGGGCACCACAACACCATCCTTAGGTATACCGGTAAAATTTGCAGAAATAAACAATGTGGCAATCCTTGCAGAAGTCGCCTTCTCGGAAGGTAACCTTATGCCTGAACTGTCTTTCGGAACACATTTTTTCCAGGACTTGGTTGAAACAAACATATTCTATGTTGCATTGTTTCCTGAGAAAAAATCTGCCCGCTTCGCCGAGAGGCAAGCAGGCGGAGATATTATATTCAACGATAAATTTTTCAAGAAAGATAAAAATTTACTCGCAAAACTTGTGCCTCAATCGGCTAAATATAAAGATGTTATCGGTGTATATGATATAAGTAGCGGAGATTTAAAAATAATGTCAGACATAGTCTCGCAGAAGATTATATGTTTTTCAGACTCAAAAAGGATACTTAAATGAAGGCGAAACTTGCTCTTGAAGACGGGACGGTATGGGAAGGATTAAATTTCGGCGCAAAAGGTGAAAGCTATGGTGAAATAGTTTTCAATACCAGCATGGCCGGCTATCAGGAAATACTTACCGACCCTTCCTACAAGGGTCAGATTGTTGCCATGACTTATCCCCTCATCGGAAATTACGGAATAAACAGCGAAGATGTGGAATCTATAAAACCCTTCTTAGAAGGTTTCGTAGTAAAAGAATGCAGTCAAATCTCCAGTAGTTGGCGTTCAGAAAAAAGTCTGGATGAATACCTTAAAGAAAATAATATTATAGGCATAGAAGGCATAGATACGCGCGCTCTTACAAAACATATTAGATTGCAGGGAGCAATGAAAGCGGTAATCTCTACAAAAGATTTAGATAACAACTCATTAATCAAAAAAGCAAAAGCATCCGAGGGATTGATAGGCAAAGATTTGGTCAAAGAGGTCACCTGTAAAAAAATACAAACTTGGAACGAGAGAGGTAAACACAAAGTTGTCGTATTGGATTGCGGGGTAAAATTCAATATCTTAAGAGAACTATCCAATAACAACTGTAAAGTGATTTTCCTGCCGGCTAAAACCGATGCAAAAACCATATTGGGTTTGAAACCTGACGGGCTACTACTCTCAAACGGCCCGGGCGACCCGGAAGGTGTTGCCTATGTTGTGGAAACCGTAAAAAAATTATTAGACAAGTTACCAATTTTCGGCATATGTTTCGGGCAACAAATGTTGGGGTTGGCTCTGGGCGGAAAAACATATAAATTAAAATTCGGACATCATGGAGCAAACCATCCCGTCAAAGATTTAAAAACAGGCAAAATTTACATAACCGCGCAGAATCACGGATTCTGT is a window from the bacterium genome containing:
- the carA gene encoding glutamine-hydrolyzing carbamoyl-phosphate synthase small subunit, encoding MKAKLALEDGTVWEGLNFGAKGESYGEIVFNTSMAGYQEILTDPSYKGQIVAMTYPLIGNYGINSEDVESIKPFLEGFVVKECSQISSSWRSEKSLDEYLKENNIIGIEGIDTRALTKHIRLQGAMKAVISTKDLDNNSLIKKAKASEGLIGKDLVKEVTCKKIQTWNERGKHKVVVLDCGVKFNILRELSNNNCKVIFLPAKTDAKTILGLKPDGLLLSNGPGDPEGVAYVVETVKKLLDKLPIFGICFGQQMLGLALGGKTYKLKFGHHGANHPVKDLKTGKIYITAQNHGFCVDINSLNKEDIEITHVNLNDNTLEGIRHKKLPVFSVQFHPEAGPGPNDAKYLFGEFVEMMDKDRRQKTDDR